A single window of Pristis pectinata isolate sPriPec2 chromosome 8, sPriPec2.1.pri, whole genome shotgun sequence DNA harbors:
- the ndufa1 gene encoding NADH dehydrogenase [ubiquinone] 1 alpha subcomplex subunit 1, which yields MLSVQRRSAGRPGMWYEILPGLGLMAVCLSIPGLSTLYIHRWTNGGKEKRTARLPYQWTLLERDRRVSDGKSYFKSKGLENID from the exons ATGCTCAGTGTGCAGAGAAGGTCAGCGGGACGGCCGGGGATGTGGTACGAGATCCTCCCCGGGCTCGGCCTCATGGCTGTCTGCCTGAGTATCCCCGGGCTGTCCACCCTCTACATTCACCGGTGGACGAACGGTGGCAAG GAAAAAAGGACCGCTCGTTTACCTTATCAATGGACTCTGTTAGAAAGGGACAGAAGAGTATCTGATGGCAAATCCTACTTCAAATCAAAG GGATTAGAAAATATCGACTGA